In a single window of the Bradyrhizobium erythrophlei genome:
- a CDS encoding ABC transporter ATP-binding protein yields the protein MSDLLTLAGVHTHIGRYHILQGVDFSVAAGQTTMLLGRNGAGKTTTLRTIMGLWQASAGQISLAGHRIEQRATPDIARLGVGYVPESMAVFSDLTVKENLVLAARDGPLDDARLEWIFGFFPALRRFWLSRAGALSGGQKQMLSIARAIVEPRKLLLIDEPTKGLAPAIVVALIECFAEVKRRGATILLVEQNFRAAQELGDTVLVMDNGKIVHRGDMAALASDVALQERLLGLSLEAHQ from the coding sequence ATGAGCGACCTTCTCACTCTCGCCGGCGTACATACCCACATCGGGCGTTATCACATTCTGCAGGGCGTCGATTTCAGCGTGGCCGCCGGCCAGACCACGATGCTGCTGGGCCGCAACGGCGCCGGCAAAACCACGACGCTGCGAACCATCATGGGGCTGTGGCAGGCCTCCGCGGGGCAGATATCGCTGGCCGGGCACCGCATCGAGCAGCGCGCGACGCCTGACATCGCGCGGCTCGGCGTCGGTTATGTTCCCGAAAGCATGGCGGTGTTTTCGGACCTGACGGTGAAGGAAAACCTGGTGCTGGCGGCGCGCGACGGGCCGCTCGACGATGCGAGGCTGGAATGGATCTTCGGATTCTTCCCGGCACTGCGGCGTTTCTGGCTGTCGCGCGCCGGAGCGTTGTCGGGCGGACAGAAGCAGATGCTGTCGATCGCGCGAGCCATCGTCGAACCGCGCAAATTGCTTTTGATCGACGAGCCGACCAAGGGGCTGGCGCCGGCGATCGTGGTGGCGCTGATCGAATGTTTTGCCGAGGTCAAACGCCGCGGCGCCACCATTTTGCTGGTCGAGCAGAATTTCCGCGCCGCGCAGGAACTCGGCGACACCGTGCTGGTGATGGACAACGGCAAGATCGTCCATCGCGGCGACATGGCGGCGCTGGCGTCCGACGTCGCGCTGCAGGAACGGCTGCTCGGGCTCAGCTTGGAGGCGCATCAGTGA
- a CDS encoding branched-chain amino acid ABC transporter permease, producing the protein MTDLAASAALPKPKRDILPMLLPVILALAMLPLIGSGSSWVTLTVASFAMGMMIFIMASGLTLVFGLMDVLNFGHGAFISVGAYVATLVLLPLAPYVQADSLWLNLAVLAPAALLSMAVSGALGLVVERVLILPVYGQHLKQILMTTGGLIVAEQALYALWGPQIIPLPLPTSLRGSFIIGDIAIAKYRLLAMLVGLIVFAGIQLVLNRTKMGLLIRAGVENREMVEALGYRIRRLFLGVFMVGSGLAGLGGVMWALYREQVHASMGNDLTVLVFIVVIIGGLGSIGGCFIGALLVAMVANYGGFLVPKLALVSNILLMVAILMWRPRGLYAVTSR; encoded by the coding sequence GTGACCGATCTTGCCGCATCAGCCGCGCTGCCCAAGCCGAAGCGGGATATCCTGCCGATGCTGCTGCCGGTGATCCTCGCGCTCGCGATGCTGCCGCTGATCGGATCGGGCAGTTCCTGGGTGACGCTGACGGTGGCGAGCTTCGCGATGGGCATGATGATCTTCATCATGGCGTCCGGCCTGACGCTGGTGTTCGGGCTGATGGACGTGCTCAATTTCGGCCACGGCGCCTTCATCTCGGTCGGCGCCTATGTCGCGACCCTGGTGCTGCTGCCGCTGGCACCTTACGTGCAGGCCGATTCACTGTGGCTTAATCTGGCGGTGCTGGCGCCGGCGGCACTGCTGTCGATGGCGGTCTCCGGCGCGCTCGGACTTGTGGTCGAGCGCGTGCTGATCCTTCCGGTCTACGGCCAGCACCTCAAGCAAATTCTGATGACAACCGGCGGATTGATCGTCGCCGAGCAGGCGCTGTATGCGCTGTGGGGGCCGCAGATCATTCCATTGCCGCTGCCGACCTCGTTGCGCGGCTCGTTCATCATCGGCGACATCGCGATCGCGAAATACCGCCTGCTGGCGATGCTGGTCGGGCTGATCGTATTCGCGGGCATTCAACTGGTGCTGAACCGGACCAAGATGGGGCTTCTGATCCGCGCCGGCGTGGAAAACCGCGAGATGGTGGAGGCGCTCGGCTACCGGATCCGGCGGCTGTTCCTCGGCGTGTTCATGGTCGGCTCCGGTCTCGCCGGTCTCGGCGGGGTGATGTGGGCGCTGTATCGCGAGCAGGTGCACGCCTCGATGGGCAACGATCTCACGGTACTGGTGTTCATCGTCGTGATCATCGGCGGCCTCGGCTCGATCGGCGGCTGCTTCATTGGCGCGCTGCTGGTCGCGATGGTCGCCAACTACGGCGGCTTCCTGGTGCCGAAACTGGCGCTGGTCTCCAACATCCTGCTGATGGTCGCGATCCTGATGTGGCGGCCGCGCGGGCTCTATGCGGTGACGAGTCGATGA
- a CDS encoding substrate-binding domain-containing protein has protein sequence MRKSLIVHGIAVALLGTAAAHADDLKIALIYGKTGPLEAYAKQTETGLRMGLEYATKGTMMLDGRKIVIITKDDQSKPDLSKAALAEAYQDDKADIAIGTTSSAAALADLPVAEENKKILIVEPAVADQITGEKWNRYIFRTARNSSQDAIANAVAIGKPGVTIATLAQDYAFGRDGVAAFKEALAKTGATLADEEYVPTTTTDFTAAGQRLFDALKDKPGRKIIWVIWAGGGDPLTKLQDMDPKRYGIELSTGGNILPALAAYKRLPGMEGATYYYYDIPKNPVNDWLVSEHQKRFNAPPDFFTAGGFSVAMAAVAAVTKAKSTDTEKLIAAMEGMEFDTPKGKMIFRKEDHQALQSMYHFRVKVDPNLAWAVNEPVRELKIEDMNIPIRNKR, from the coding sequence GTGCGAAAATCATTGATCGTTCACGGGATTGCCGTGGCTTTGCTGGGGACCGCCGCAGCGCATGCGGACGATCTGAAGATCGCCTTGATCTACGGCAAAACCGGGCCGCTGGAGGCCTATGCCAAGCAAACTGAAACCGGTCTGCGGATGGGACTGGAATATGCCACCAAGGGCACCATGATGCTCGACGGGCGCAAGATCGTCATCATCACCAAGGACGACCAGAGCAAGCCGGATCTCTCCAAGGCCGCCCTCGCGGAGGCCTATCAGGACGACAAGGCCGATATCGCGATCGGCACCACATCGTCGGCCGCGGCGCTGGCCGACCTTCCGGTCGCCGAGGAAAACAAGAAGATCCTGATCGTCGAGCCCGCCGTCGCGGATCAGATTACCGGCGAAAAGTGGAATCGATACATCTTCCGCACCGCGCGCAATTCCTCCCAGGATGCGATCGCCAACGCGGTGGCGATCGGCAAGCCGGGCGTCACCATCGCGACGCTGGCGCAGGACTATGCGTTCGGCCGTGACGGCGTCGCCGCCTTCAAGGAGGCGCTGGCCAAGACCGGCGCGACGCTCGCCGACGAGGAATACGTGCCGACCACTACGACCGATTTCACCGCGGCCGGCCAGCGCCTGTTCGACGCGCTGAAGGACAAGCCGGGACGCAAGATCATCTGGGTGATCTGGGCGGGCGGCGGCGATCCCCTGACCAAGCTGCAGGATATGGACCCGAAGCGTTACGGCATCGAGCTTTCGACCGGCGGCAACATCCTGCCGGCGCTCGCCGCCTACAAGCGGCTGCCGGGCATGGAAGGCGCGACCTATTACTACTACGACATTCCTAAGAACCCGGTGAACGACTGGCTGGTGTCGGAGCATCAGAAGCGCTTCAACGCACCGCCGGATTTCTTCACCGCCGGCGGCTTCTCCGTGGCGATGGCCGCGGTTGCTGCCGTCACCAAGGCGAAATCGACCGACACCGAGAAGCTGATCGCCGCGATGGAAGGCATGGAGTTCGATACGCCGAAGGGCAAGATGATCTTCCGCAAGGAGGACCATCAGGCGCTGCAGAGCATGTATCACTTCAGGGTCAAGGTCGATCCGAACCTCGCCTGGGCGGTGAACGAACCGGTTCGCGAACTCAAGATCGAGGACATGAACATCCCGATCCGCAACAAGCGCTGA
- a CDS encoding ABC transporter ATP-binding protein has translation MTTLETRDLTIRFGGHFAVNRVSCSFRPGELTAIVGPNGAGKTTYFNLISGQLRPTEGSIHFDGADITRLSAPLRTRAGLGRAFQLTNLFPNLSVEENVRLAVQSASGVHYDMLRPWMTRKDLIARADAILDKVALGARRNVAATVLSHGDQRKLEVALMMALEPKVFMFDEPTAGMSIDEVPVVLNLIAQLKQDSSKIILLVEHKMDVVRSLADRIIVLHNGQLVADGKPAEVIASPIVQEAYLGIAPGKSAA, from the coding sequence ATGACAACCCTCGAAACCCGCGATCTGACCATTCGCTTCGGCGGGCACTTCGCGGTCAACCGTGTCAGCTGCAGCTTCCGGCCGGGCGAGCTGACCGCCATTGTCGGCCCCAACGGCGCCGGCAAGACCACCTATTTCAACCTGATCTCGGGACAGCTGCGTCCGACCGAGGGCAGCATCCACTTCGACGGCGCCGATATCACCCGGCTGTCCGCGCCGCTGCGCACCCGCGCCGGGCTCGGCCGCGCCTTCCAGCTTACCAATCTGTTTCCGAACCTCAGCGTGGAAGAAAATGTCCGCCTCGCGGTGCAATCGGCCAGCGGCGTACACTACGACATGCTGCGGCCGTGGATGACGCGCAAGGACCTGATCGCGCGGGCCGACGCCATTCTCGACAAGGTCGCGCTCGGCGCCCGGCGGAACGTGGCGGCGACGGTGCTGTCCCATGGCGACCAGCGCAAGCTCGAAGTCGCCCTGATGATGGCGCTCGAGCCCAAGGTGTTCATGTTCGACGAGCCTACCGCCGGCATGAGCATCGACGAAGTCCCCGTCGTGCTCAACCTGATCGCGCAGCTCAAGCAGGATTCCAGCAAGATCATCCTCCTGGTCGAGCACAAGATGGACGTGGTGCGTTCGCTGGCCGACCGCATCATCGTGCTGCACAATGGCCAGCTGGTCGCCGACGGCAAGCCGGCCGAGGTGATCGCCTCGCCGATCGTGCAGGAAGCCTATCTCGGCATCGCGCCCGGAAAGAGCGCGGCATGA